The following are encoded together in the Streptococcus oralis genome:
- a CDS encoding GtrA family protein has product MKNQIKAFFDNEILAYLFFGGATTLVSIVSRLVIYHISHQEILATALANIIGILFAFLTNDTIVFKQERRNWPTRLAKFFLARLSTLGLDVLLTYIFVTTFPDIIGQFIEFNIDRVNTIETILAQILIIILNYIFSKIYIFKGNN; this is encoded by the coding sequence ATGAAAAATCAAATAAAAGCTTTCTTTGATAATGAAATCCTTGCCTATCTTTTTTTTGGTGGCGCTACTACTCTGGTTTCTATTGTATCACGTTTGGTTATTTACCATATCAGCCACCAGGAAATCCTCGCAACTGCCCTCGCAAATATTATCGGGATTCTCTTTGCCTTTCTCACAAATGATACAATCGTCTTTAAACAAGAGAGAAGGAATTGGCCAACCCGCCTGGCTAAGTTTTTCTTAGCTCGTCTTTCTACTCTTGGTCTTGACGTTCTTTTAACTTATATCTTTGTTACAACTTTCCCTGATATTATTGGCCAGTTTATCGAATTTAATATAGATAGGGTTAATACGATTGAAACTATTCTAGCACAAATCTTGATCATCATTTTAAACTATATTTTCAGTAAAATCTATATTTTTAAAGGGAACAACTGA
- the mscL gene encoding large conductance mechanosensitive channel protein MscL: MLKDLKEFLLRGNVVDLAVGVIIASAFGAIVTSFVNDIITPLLLNPALEAAKVQNIAELAWNGVTYGKFLSAIINFLVVGTVLFFVIKAMEKAQNLRKKEEVVEEAPAAPTELEVLQEIKALLEKK; encoded by the coding sequence ATGTTAAAGGATCTTAAAGAATTCTTGCTTCGTGGTAATGTCGTTGACCTTGCTGTCGGTGTGATCATTGCCTCTGCATTTGGTGCTATCGTTACTTCATTTGTTAACGATATCATCACTCCACTTCTATTGAACCCAGCTTTGGAAGCTGCGAAAGTACAAAACATCGCTGAGCTTGCATGGAATGGTGTTACATATGGTAAATTCTTGAGTGCTATTATCAACTTTCTCGTTGTAGGTACTGTGCTTTTCTTCGTTATTAAAGCTATGGAAAAAGCGCAAAACCTTCGTAAGAAAGAGGAAGTGGTTGAGGAAGCACCTGCTGCTCCAACTGAACTTGAAGTTCTTCAAGAAATCAAAGCTCTTCTTGAGAAAAAATAA
- the hemH gene encoding ferrochelatase, whose product MKKAILMMTFGSPEEISFEGVAEFFTNIRRGVRPQDHEIQTLYDNYVLIGGTPLQRITREEVDLVKERLGEEYGIYFANKFSRPFIPDVIKQMESDGIEECICLILEPHYSFYSVMGYEKFLESQQIRFLVIKDWYQQQPLLDFWTDEIRKILRNHVGEESFKVIFSAHSVPIFALDYGDPYIDQIFDNSKLIAEQLGLTTDQYTNTWQSESDIGIPWIKPDVLEYLREQKQHPEHYIFVPISFISEHIEVLFDNDVECYELCQELGVTYHRPPMPNTDSRLIDALVATVRANEDKEFKAFLPEEETFDELAPSATTKDIMEETDDLQMPEFVKKLIEKKGRENVKMPYLIKKMLEKAGKLPKE is encoded by the coding sequence ATGAAAAAAGCTATATTAATGATGACCTTTGGATCCCCAGAGGAGATTAGTTTTGAAGGAGTAGCAGAATTTTTTACAAATATTCGTCGTGGTGTTAGACCCCAAGACCACGAGATTCAGACTCTCTATGACAACTATGTCCTTATCGGTGGGACGCCCTTGCAGCGGATTACACGTGAGGAGGTTGATTTAGTCAAGGAACGTTTAGGCGAGGAGTACGGTATCTACTTTGCCAATAAGTTTTCTCGGCCCTTTATCCCTGATGTGATCAAGCAGATGGAGTCTGATGGTATTGAAGAATGTATTTGTTTGATTTTGGAACCTCATTATTCCTTTTACTCAGTCATGGGGTATGAAAAGTTTTTGGAAAGCCAGCAGATCCGATTTTTAGTTATTAAGGACTGGTATCAGCAACAGCCTTTGCTGGACTTCTGGACAGATGAGATTAGAAAAATTTTACGAAACCATGTGGGAGAAGAATCTTTCAAGGTAATCTTTTCAGCTCACAGTGTTCCCATTTTTGCCTTGGATTATGGAGATCCTTATATCGATCAGATTTTCGATAATAGCAAGCTCATTGCTGAACAACTCGGCCTAACAACCGACCAGTATACCAATACTTGGCAGAGCGAAAGCGATATTGGAATCCCTTGGATCAAGCCAGATGTCTTAGAATATTTACGAGAACAAAAGCAACATCCAGAGCATTATATTTTTGTCCCGATTAGCTTTATCAGTGAGCACATCGAAGTCTTGTTTGATAACGATGTGGAATGTTATGAGTTGTGTCAAGAATTAGGTGTCACCTACCATCGTCCACCTATGCCCAATACAGATAGCCGTTTAATTGACGCTTTAGTTGCTACTGTACGAGCCAATGAAGACAAAGAATTTAAAGCTTTTCTCCCAGAAGAAGAAACCTTCGATGAGTTAGCGCCTTCGGCAACTACAAAGGACATCATGGAGGAGACAGACGACCTTCAGATGCCAGAATTTGTCAAAAAACTCATTGAGAAAAAAGGCCGTGAAAATGTGAAGATGCCTTACTTGATTAAGAAAATGCTCGAAAAGGCTGGGAAGTTACCAAAAGAGTAA
- the srtB gene encoding class B sortase: protein MKTSTSREAIKAILSLFLAFFCLFTADRALASDYDHYNPIEKDASSTGFETLQHLNKDVCGWISLDGTKVDYPLLQSQDNVKYLDRNAFGDYTVSGSIFLDYRFNPNFTDFNTIIYGHSMASGAMFGEIQKFADQDFFEKHRYGSIYYNGRERGLEIFGILEVDAYDTEIYRTLSSNDEEHQAYYQYLLSKAKYKRDVSLTSTDKIVLLSTCFLNITNGRHILLAKITDAPVKAAQDKSGEAVGTRYFDQGLPTHWIYILAFLLLIIVILLLVVIILIIRRDRKTKEQKK, encoded by the coding sequence ATGAAAACAAGTACAAGTCGCGAAGCCATAAAGGCCATTCTATCCCTCTTTCTAGCTTTTTTCTGTCTTTTTACAGCTGATAGAGCTCTTGCGAGCGACTACGATCATTATAATCCCATTGAAAAGGATGCCAGCAGTACGGGCTTTGAAACCTTGCAACACCTCAACAAGGATGTTTGTGGTTGGATTAGCCTCGATGGGACCAAGGTAGACTATCCTCTCTTACAGAGTCAGGACAATGTCAAATACCTTGACCGCAATGCCTTTGGCGATTATACTGTGTCAGGTTCTATATTCCTAGACTATCGTTTTAACCCAAATTTTACGGACTTTAACACCATCATTTATGGTCACTCCATGGCTTCTGGTGCTATGTTTGGGGAGATTCAAAAATTTGCGGATCAAGATTTTTTTGAAAAGCATCGTTATGGCTCTATCTATTATAACGGCCGTGAACGAGGGCTTGAGATATTTGGAATTTTAGAAGTAGATGCCTATGACACGGAGATTTACCGAACTTTGAGTTCCAACGATGAGGAACACCAGGCCTACTATCAATATTTGCTAAGTAAAGCCAAGTACAAGCGAGATGTTTCCTTGACCTCAACGGACAAGATTGTTTTATTAAGCACCTGTTTCCTTAATATTACCAACGGACGGCATATCCTCTTAGCTAAAATAACGGATGCACCAGTAAAAGCAGCCCAGGATAAAAGTGGGGAAGCAGTAGGGACGCGGTATTTCGATCAAGGCCTACCAACGCATTGGATTTATATCCTTGCCTTTCTTCTCCTGATTATCGTTATTTTACTCCTTGTCGTTATCATCCTAATCATAAGGCGAGATAGAAAGACAAAAGAACAAAAGAAATAG
- the srtB gene encoding class B sortase — translation MKIKREKPKRSLSRRLVLAVDAFMNHILLLLAALVFLFGFYALWDANQVYSQASSSEYEAYRPVSTSEKDELASFSGFHKLQQVNPEVLGWINVYGTNIDYPLVQAKDNEKYLNKDSRGEFAATGAIFLEARNESKFEDFNTIIYGHHVENGVMFGDVAKFSDKEFFDHHRYGSIYYNGVEKGLEIFEMLEVDAYDFNIYDPGINGDDRRQEYIDHLLSVAIHKRDITLGPNDHIILLSTCFLDVTNGRHIVVAKITDTVPKNTFHTKKSKPFPYSVFDDSSLGRFLSSIPLWIWYIILFILLLLLIFLLIILYLILRRRREAKEEGADTITD, via the coding sequence ATGAAAATCAAGCGTGAGAAACCAAAAAGGAGTTTGTCTAGGCGTCTGGTCCTTGCTGTAGATGCATTTATGAATCATATCTTGCTCCTCTTGGCAGCCTTAGTCTTTCTCTTTGGTTTCTACGCCCTTTGGGATGCCAATCAGGTCTATTCGCAGGCTTCATCAAGTGAGTATGAGGCCTATAGACCTGTTAGTACCAGTGAGAAAGATGAGCTTGCTAGTTTTTCTGGCTTTCACAAGCTACAGCAAGTCAATCCAGAGGTTCTCGGCTGGATCAATGTCTATGGCACCAATATCGACTACCCCTTAGTCCAAGCCAAAGACAATGAAAAATACCTGAACAAAGATTCCAGGGGAGAATTTGCAGCTACAGGAGCTATTTTTCTTGAGGCTCGAAATGAATCCAAGTTCGAAGACTTTAATACCATCATCTACGGACACCATGTAGAAAATGGGGTTATGTTTGGAGATGTAGCAAAGTTTTCTGATAAGGAATTCTTTGACCATCATCGCTACGGCAGTATTTACTATAATGGCGTTGAAAAAGGTCTTGAGATCTTTGAGATGCTCGAGGTGGACGCCTATGACTTTAACATCTACGATCCAGGTATTAATGGAGATGATCGGCGCCAAGAATATATCGATCACTTACTCTCAGTTGCCATCCACAAACGAGACATTACACTGGGGCCCAATGACCATATCATTCTTCTCAGTACCTGTTTCCTAGACGTAACAAATGGGAGACATATCGTAGTTGCCAAGATTACGGATACGGTTCCAAAGAACACCTTCCATACGAAAAAATCAAAACCATTTCCTTACAGCGTCTTTGATGATTCGTCGCTCGGACGATTTCTCTCATCGATTCCTTTGTGGATATGGTATATCATCTTATTTATCTTGCTCTTGCTATTGATCTTCTTGCTCATCATCCTCTACTTGATCTTGCGTCGTAGAAGAGAAGCAAAGGAAGAAGGGGCAGATACCATTACTGACTAA
- a CDS encoding DUF7601 domain-containing protein, whose product MKKLVTASIAAVTALSVFRGVPTFADDNDVATAKATGETSAKVSINKVLNIAEGITTPEATFTFTFTPKTGTSSNGAPYETISDSNGKIAAKNVVYSKSDLLQPNQTSIKKDTGNIFESVTYTHAGEYVYTVAETQNVGWAQILKNSVAIDSMTYDNRSYEMHVIVKNKQSSGVYISSVYFKLVSTSSTAKVKPSEKGELYKYDLFVNTYRKNAGKITNPNEPTPNKPKPENFNPGAKSLVIKKLVEGDSADKTKDFTFKLTFTKASTDDQGTFVGQVGSTSYTFENGKEKTITLHHDQSLVFDNLPAGTRYKLVESGSQGYKATASYNENGVIRNQTGTASADFTQTSILVGEKTNDNTITNSLPNVTPTGLLIDNLPFILMIGLGLAGFVVLSKKRRQA is encoded by the coding sequence TTGAAAAAATTAGTTACTGCAAGTATTGCAGCTGTAACCGCCTTGTCGGTCTTTAGAGGAGTGCCAACATTTGCGGATGATAATGATGTGGCAACTGCTAAAGCAACTGGTGAAACAAGTGCAAAAGTTTCTATTAATAAGGTGTTGAATATTGCGGAAGGAATTACAACACCTGAAGCAACTTTTACTTTTACTTTTACCCCTAAAACTGGTACATCATCAAATGGTGCACCTTATGAAACGATTTCTGATTCAAATGGAAAAATAGCTGCAAAGAATGTAGTTTATTCTAAAAGTGATCTTTTGCAACCAAATCAAACTAGTATTAAGAAAGATACTGGAAATATTTTCGAAAGCGTAACCTACACACACGCCGGAGAATATGTTTATACTGTAGCAGAAACTCAAAATGTTGGTTGGGCACAAATTCTGAAAAATAGCGTAGCAATTGATTCTATGACATATGATAATCGTAGCTATGAAATGCACGTTATTGTAAAAAATAAGCAAAGCTCAGGTGTTTATATTTCATCTGTATATTTCAAACTAGTGTCTACAAGTTCTACTGCTAAAGTAAAACCATCTGAGAAGGGCGAACTTTATAAATATGATTTATTTGTAAATACTTACAGGAAAAATGCGGGTAAAATCACAAATCCAAATGAACCAACACCAAATAAACCTAAACCAGAAAATTTCAATCCAGGAGCAAAATCTTTAGTAATCAAAAAATTGGTAGAAGGTGATTCGGCTGATAAAACAAAAGACTTTACCTTTAAGTTAACTTTTACAAAAGCTTCAACAGATGATCAAGGTACATTTGTCGGACAAGTTGGTTCCACATCTTATACATTTGAGAATGGGAAAGAAAAAACAATTACCCTTCACCATGATCAATCTTTGGTATTTGACAATCTACCTGCAGGTACTCGCTATAAACTAGTTGAATCAGGATCTCAAGGTTATAAAGCAACAGCCTCATATAATGAAAATGGAGTTATAAGGAATCAAACAGGTACAGCTTCAGCTGATTTTACTCAAACTAGTATTTTAGTTGGTGAAAAGACAAATGATAATACCATTACAAATAGCTTGCCAAATGTTACCCCTACTGGTCTCTTGATTGACAACCTTCCTTTTATCTTGATGATTGGTCTTGGTTTGGCTGGATTTGTTGTTTTGTCTAAAAAACGCAGACAAGCTTAG
- the sipA gene encoding PI-2 pilus system signal peptidase SipA, translating to MLLKKKHKKTVTQVNRDKSPPSVWGDILYLVSKLLIVGFVLATLYFFVFGLLRYNDDGMKPALKDGDLVVYYRLDKRYSIGDLLVYSYKGKERVARVIATEGSTIDINENGLIINGSPQQEQDIYKETLLYKEGATFPMKVPAGQLFVLGDNRTTAVDSRAFGTIPIQDTHGKVVTVLRRRGF from the coding sequence ATGCTACTTAAAAAGAAACATAAGAAAACAGTAACACAAGTCAATCGGGATAAGTCTCCGCCGAGTGTATGGGGAGATATCCTCTACTTAGTCAGTAAGCTTCTGATAGTTGGGTTTGTACTGGCCACCCTTTACTTTTTTGTCTTTGGACTATTGAGATACAATGACGATGGCATGAAGCCAGCCTTAAAAGATGGCGACTTGGTTGTCTACTATAGGTTGGATAAACGTTATTCGATTGGTGATCTGCTTGTCTATAGTTATAAGGGTAAGGAAAGAGTGGCGCGTGTCATTGCAACCGAAGGAAGTACAATCGATATAAACGAAAATGGTCTCATCATCAACGGTTCTCCTCAACAAGAGCAGGATATCTACAAAGAAACGCTGCTCTATAAGGAAGGGGCTACCTTCCCAATGAAAGTCCCAGCAGGACAACTCTTTGTCCTCGGAGACAATCGAACAACGGCTGTAGATAGTCGTGCTTTTGGAACCATTCCTATACAGGATACCCATGGCAAGGTGGTAACAGTCCTAAGGCGACGGGGCTTTTGA
- the pitA gene encoding vWA domain-containing protein, giving the protein MNIRFDFKKVQIIARRLVTLLAILFLCAPISLLNADFTTEPQTTLHKTITSISGQDDKYELSLDITSKLGTETQTDPLDVVLVADLSGSMNKRDVPSSTGRTITRLDALKNTLKGTRNRQGLIDTILSNSNNRLSMVGFGGKIDNKFAEQAWNSYYRKWEWGYRYWPYEARTAFYDGVSPWDDAETILNWNNDASGSKTAVSNMRIAGGQSIGTESGIGTGTNISAGIRIANQLIDSARPNAKKVVIVLSDGFANMYYNDSGYTVYNYNNQDGSETAPDWFWNNLDVSINNLAYSLAPKLAGFYSIKFRYSNNVDSITSLQYYIRYHNSSIPNEILSANNEDQLRDSFKDITDKILPLGIHHVTIKDVLSKYVQLLPNGSSEFRVVKEKAGSSETLTENQVTFDSKTTSEGLVEVTAKFSPNYSLEDGARYVLKFTVTSSQDALDAIAGDKKLETGDAEGSDVNKLYSNKGASVTYSYGIGTSQTKTKEYSDNPTFKPSDPLTVPVEVKWEGVNGSSTVTASQPKALDFKLIQKSKSAGTDKNEYRKTSVGVKAGELSKTSNFEKVAKGYQYDLTAPDVPGFTKEVKKEGTDQSPTFKVSYRQLPSLTIRKILVPEDTSNKSFNINIELTDKERNPINGTFGDIKVTNGRAQIPLTHNAEKSLKYLPYGTHYKVEEDVASTNGYHVTYENQEGDLNKDETSIVTNHKLPSLLVTKKVTGVFANLLKSFKITINISDAQNSPLNGTYNATVNNKRTPLQFTNGRASIDLNKDQTIKIDGLPLDSHYTVEEESNSSRGYQVSYENQEGKLDGDKSATVTNNKNSVPETGVDFLSSTLVLGIILPLGGIFFTILLGYLVVHRRK; this is encoded by the coding sequence ATGAACATTCGCTTCGATTTTAAGAAAGTTCAAATTATTGCACGCCGTTTAGTTACACTGTTAGCTATTCTCTTTTTGTGTGCTCCGATAAGTTTGTTAAATGCTGATTTTACTACAGAACCTCAGACAACCCTTCATAAAACAATTACTTCGATATCAGGACAGGATGACAAGTATGAGTTGTCATTGGATATCACTTCCAAACTGGGAACGGAGACCCAAACGGATCCCTTGGATGTTGTTTTAGTAGCAGATCTTTCAGGAAGTATGAACAAGAGAGATGTTCCTTCTTCTACTGGCCGAACAATTACAAGATTGGATGCTTTAAAAAATACTCTTAAAGGAACTCGAAATCGTCAAGGATTAATTGATACCATTTTATCCAATTCAAATAATCGGTTATCCATGGTAGGTTTTGGCGGAAAGATTGATAATAAGTTTGCGGAACAAGCATGGAATTCCTACTACCGAAAATGGGAGTGGGGGTATCGGTATTGGCCGTATGAAGCGAGAACAGCATTTTATGATGGTGTGTCCCCATGGGATGATGCGGAAACGATTTTAAATTGGAATAACGATGCTAGTGGTTCAAAGACTGCAGTCAGTAATATGAGAATTGCTGGTGGTCAATCAATAGGGACTGAATCAGGAATCGGTACAGGAACCAATATTAGCGCGGGTATTCGTATTGCTAATCAATTGATAGATAGTGCAAGACCAAATGCCAAGAAGGTTGTTATTGTTCTATCAGATGGTTTTGCCAATATGTATTACAACGACAGTGGTTATACAGTTTATAACTATAATAATCAAGATGGATCAGAAACGGCACCAGATTGGTTCTGGAATAATTTAGATGTATCTATCAATAATCTCGCCTATAGTCTCGCTCCAAAACTAGCTGGTTTTTACTCTATTAAGTTTCGTTATTCAAATAATGTCGATAGTATTACCAGTTTGCAGTATTATATCAGGTACCACAATTCTTCCATTCCTAATGAAATCCTATCCGCAAACAATGAAGACCAGTTACGAGACAGTTTCAAAGATATCACTGATAAGATTCTGCCACTGGGAATCCACCACGTGACCATTAAGGATGTTCTTTCTAAGTATGTCCAGCTATTACCAAACGGATCGTCAGAGTTTCGTGTAGTGAAAGAAAAGGCTGGTAGCAGTGAAACATTAACCGAAAATCAAGTAACTTTTGATTCCAAGACAACGTCAGAAGGATTAGTGGAAGTTACAGCTAAATTTTCTCCTAATTATTCTTTAGAAGATGGGGCTAGGTATGTCCTCAAATTTACTGTTACATCAAGCCAAGATGCCTTAGATGCTATTGCTGGTGATAAAAAACTAGAGACTGGTGATGCTGAAGGTTCTGATGTCAATAAACTCTACTCCAATAAAGGTGCCAGTGTCACCTATTCCTATGGAATAGGCACCTCTCAAACCAAGACCAAAGAATACTCTGACAACCCAACATTTAAGCCTTCGGATCCATTAACGGTTCCGGTGGAAGTGAAGTGGGAAGGTGTTAATGGAAGTAGCACAGTAACAGCTAGTCAACCTAAGGCTTTAGATTTTAAATTAATTCAAAAGAGCAAGAGTGCTGGAACAGACAAGAATGAATACAGGAAAACTAGTGTTGGAGTAAAAGCAGGTGAGCTAAGTAAAACTTCCAATTTTGAAAAAGTAGCTAAGGGTTATCAATATGATCTTACAGCCCCTGATGTTCCAGGTTTTACTAAGGAAGTAAAAAAAGAAGGAACGGACCAATCGCCAACCTTTAAAGTATCTTATCGTCAATTACCTAGTTTGACGATAAGAAAGATATTAGTCCCTGAAGATACATCGAATAAGAGTTTTAATATTAACATCGAGCTAACTGATAAAGAACGAAATCCTATAAATGGTACTTTCGGTGATATCAAAGTTACTAATGGACGTGCTCAAATACCATTAACACATAATGCCGAAAAATCTCTAAAATATCTCCCGTATGGAACTCATTACAAAGTTGAAGAAGACGTGGCATCAACGAACGGTTACCACGTTACATATGAGAATCAAGAGGGTGATCTGAATAAAGACGAAACCAGTATTGTCACAAATCACAAGCTTCCAAGTTTATTAGTTACAAAAAAGGTTACAGGTGTATTTGCCAACCTATTAAAATCCTTCAAGATTACCATTAACATCAGCGATGCTCAGAATAGTCCACTGAATGGAACCTATAATGCAACGGTGAATAATAAAAGAACCCCTCTGCAATTTACGAATGGTCGAGCGTCTATTGATCTAAACAAAGATCAAACCATAAAAATTGATGGACTTCCACTTGATAGTCACTATACCGTAGAAGAGGAATCAAACTCTTCTCGTGGATATCAGGTATCTTATGAAAATCAAGAAGGCAAACTGGATGGGGATAAGTCCGCGACAGTCACGAATAACAAGAACAGTGTACCTGAAACCGGAGTTGACTTCCTCAGCAGTACACTCGTGTTAGGAATAATCCTTCCTCTAGGAGGAATCTTCTTTACAATCCTACTCGGATATCTAGTGGTACACAGGAGAAAATAA
- the pepT gene encoding peptidase T, protein MTYPNLLDRFLTYVKVNTRSDEYSTTTPSTQSQVDFATNVLIPEMKRVGLQNVYYLPNGFAIGTLPANDPSLSRKIGFISHMDTADFNAEGVNPQVIENYDGRAIDLGDSGFKLDPADFKSLEKYQGQTLITTDGTTLLGADDKSGIAEIMTAIEYLTAHPKIKHCEIRVGFGPDEEIGVGANKFDAEDFDVDFAYTVDGGPLGELQYETFSAAAAELHFQGRNVHPGTAKGQMVNALQLAIDFHNQLPENDRPELTDGYQGFYHLMDVSGSVEEARTSYIIRDFEKDSFEARKAAMQSIADKMNQELGNDRVSLTLTDQYYNMKEVIEKDMTPVTIAKDVMEDLGITPIIEPIRGGTDGSKISFMGIPTPNIFAGGENMHGRFEYVSLQTMERAVDTIIGIVSYKD, encoded by the coding sequence ATGACTTATCCGAACCTTTTAGATCGTTTCTTGACTTACGTTAAGGTTAATACGCGTTCTGATGAATACTCTACTACTACTCCAAGTACGCAAAGCCAGGTAGATTTTGCGACCAATGTTCTTATTCCTGAAATGAAACGTGTCGGTCTGCAAAACGTTTACTACCTTCCAAATGGTTTTGCTATTGGGACCTTACCAGCAAACGATCCAAGCTTGTCACGCAAGATTGGCTTCATCTCCCACATGGATACTGCTGATTTTAATGCTGAGGGAGTTAATCCGCAAGTCATCGAAAATTACGATGGTAGAGCTATCGACTTGGGTGATTCTGGATTTAAACTCGATCCTGCTGATTTCAAGAGCCTTGAGAAATATCAAGGCCAAACGCTTATCACAACTGATGGAACGACCTTGCTGGGTGCTGATGACAAGTCTGGGATTGCTGAAATTATGACTGCTATCGAATACCTGACTGCTCATCCCAAAATCAAACACTGTGAGATTCGAGTTGGTTTTGGTCCAGATGAAGAAATTGGCGTTGGAGCTAACAAATTTGATGCAGAAGATTTTGACGTTGACTTTGCCTATACTGTTGATGGTGGTCCGCTAGGAGAACTTCAGTACGAGACTTTCTCAGCAGCAGCTGCTGAGCTTCATTTCCAAGGGCGCAATGTCCATCCTGGTACTGCTAAAGGTCAGATGGTCAATGCACTTCAGCTAGCGATTGATTTTCATAATCAACTTCCTGAGAATGACCGACCTGAACTAACAGATGGTTACCAAGGTTTCTATCATCTTATGGATGTGTCAGGTAGTGTAGAGGAGGCGCGTACAAGCTACATCATTCGTGACTTTGAAAAGGATTCCTTTGAAGCTCGTAAAGCAGCTATGCAGTCTATTGCTGATAAGATGAATCAAGAGCTTGGGAATGATCGCGTTAGCTTGACTCTGACAGACCAGTACTACAATATGAAGGAAGTCATTGAGAAAGACATGACACCCGTTACCATTGCTAAGGATGTTATGGAAGATTTAGGTATCACGCCAATTATTGAACCAATTCGTGGTGGAACAGATGGCTCTAAGATTTCCTTTATGGGTATCCCAACTCCAAATATCTTTGCTGGTGGTGAAAACATGCATGGACGTTTTGAATACGTCAGCCTTCAGACTATGGAGCGTGCGGTGGATACCATCATTGGCATTGTATCTTATAAAGACTAA